The following is a genomic window from Nitrospinota bacterium.
AAACCGGGGACTTCCCCCACCTTTTTTACAAGTAATCAAAGCAAGTTCCATACCATTAGAAACCCGCAAGCAGGAAGAAACGCCAAAACCACATAAGTTATTTATTTTAAAAGGTTATCCCGTTTTGGCAGGGAGGGGGTAAAAAGGGACAAGCTATTTTTCGAGGGCAATATTCGTCATAATTTTGGCTACTTGGGGGAAGCAGACGATTGCCTTATTCCTTCTCAGCTTCGTTATATTCATTAAGCTTGTTACGAAGTGTGCGTATGCTGATGCCCAAAGAGTCCGCGGCTTTTGTTTTATTGCCATTGAACTCTTCCAATGTTTGTTGGATGAGTTCTTTTTCCATTTCGTAGATTGTTCCCGATAGTTTCGGTGCCGCGTCTTTTTTACTAGGTGAGAGAGGCTCATCATCAAAAAACAGATGCGCAGGAAGCAGAGTATCTCCCTGGCACATCAAGCAGGACCGTTCAATAATATTTCCAAGTTCGCGGATATTACCGGGCCACCGGTATTTTTTCAGCAAGACCATAGTAGCGGGATCTATCTTTATTGGAGCGCGTGAATTTTCCTGACAAAACTCGTTCATAAAATATTCTGCCAACAGCGGGATGTCATCCTTTCTTTCACGCAAAGGAATTAGAACAAGCGGAACCACATTCAATCTGTAGTACAAATCTTCCCGGAACTCCTGATCCTGAATCCTTCGTCGGATGTCCCTGTTTGTGGTGGCAATCACCCTCACATCAACAGGAATTGGAGCTTTACCGCCCACCTTATCGACTTCGTGTTCTTGTAAAACCCTGAGCAGTTTGGCCTGCAAAGGCAAACTCATCTCTGTAACCTCATCCAGGAGCAAAGAGCTTTGATGCGCAAGTTCAAATTTTCCTTCCTTATTTTCCGTGGCCCCGGTGAACGACCCTTTTTCATGTCCAAATAATTCTGATTCAAGCAATCCCTCTGGCAAAGCAGCGCAATTGACTGCCATGAAAGGTTTATCCGAACGAGGGCTGCATTGATGGATATAACGCGCAAACAATTCCTTTCCAGTTCCGGTTTCACCCATAATGAGAACCGTCGATTTGCTGTAAGCAACGTTTTCGGCTAACTTCAGGAGCTTTTTCATTTCCTCATCCTGGGTTACAATTCTCTTGCCTGAGGAACCTGTTTTATCAACCACACCTGAAGGCCGGACAGGAGGAATAAATTCCTGAGGGTTCAAAAAAGCTCGCTTGACAGTGGAAACCAGGACATCAGCAGAAAATCCGGAACCTTTTATCAGGTAATCAAATGCTCCTTCCTTCATAGCCTCCACGGCATTATCAATAGTTCCATAGGCAGTCATCATAACCACTGGCGTATGTGGAGATCGCTCTTTAACTTCGCGCAATAGCTCCAACCCATTTAATTTTGGCATACGCACATCCGTCAAAACCAGGTCGAACACATTATTGTCAAACTGCTCCAGGGCCTGCTTACCGTCTTCCGCACAAACAAGTTGATAGTTCTCTCGCTGAAGGGTAGTTTCCAGCGCAACCCTCATTTCAGATTCGTCATCAACGATCAGAATTTTCTTTGAAGTATTATTTTTCATCAAAATCCTCATCCCAGCAGGGAATCCTCACCTTAAAAGAAGTGCCTTTGCCTTCTTCGCTCACAGCTTCAATCGTCCCTTGATGAGCTTTAATAATGTTATGCGAAATGGCCAGCCCCAGGCCGGTCCCCTTATCCTTGGTAGTAAAAAAAG
Proteins encoded in this region:
- a CDS encoding sigma-54-dependent Fis family transcriptional regulator, which encodes MMKNNTSKKILIVDDESEMRVALETTLQRENYQLVCAEDGKQALEQFDNNVFDLVLTDVRMPKLNGLELLREVKERSPHTPVVMMTAYGTIDNAVEAMKEGAFDYLIKGSGFSADVLVSTVKRAFLNPQEFIPPVRPSGVVDKTGSSGKRIVTQDEEMKKLLKLAENVAYSKSTVLIMGETGTGKELFARYIHQCSPRSDKPFMAVNCAALPEGLLESELFGHEKGSFTGATENKEGKFELAHQSSLLLDEVTEMSLPLQAKLLRVLQEHEVDKVGGKAPIPVDVRVIATTNRDIRRRIQDQEFREDLYYRLNVVPLVLIPLRERKDDIPLLAEYFMNEFCQENSRAPIKIDPATMVLLKKYRWPGNIRELGNIIERSCLMCQGDTLLPAHLFFDDEPLSPSKKDAAPKLSGTIYEMEKELIQQTLEEFNGNKTKAADSLGISIRTLRNKLNEYNEAEKE